The window TATAGGCTTGCGCTCGATTCTTCCCTAGGGCATACAATCTGGCATTGATGCTAATAATTGTCCAGGCTACCACTGTCCCTCATCAGGTGAGGCCAGATCAGCAAAAAAAATGTCCACCAAAGTAAAATTGGCAGGGCAACGAGGATGGTGACCCAAACCGTTTTTACCAAAGCCCAACTACTAGCGATGATCATTGTTCCGGTCAGCAGAATTGACCAAGGCTGACACCACCAGGGTTTATAACTCCAAGGGTCTGAAGGCTTTTGCTTTTGTTTAGACAAGATTGGACAACCCGTTGCCGTTTGACATAGTACAGCCGCTCATTCTAACAATGATAGCGGTTGAAGGTAAAGGCACTAGCAGCTAGGGGTTGACTTAGTTTTAGGAACTGTTGCTGAGGTTTGGAGATTAGATACAGTTTATTGCTTAATACTCTGGATGTTGTTTTGGGGTGTTACCGACTGAATCTTTGGGTTCACCCAATTTAATCCGTTAACTTTTTCCCATCACCCATTACCATGCCCGAACCTGAGTCCCAACCTGCTCCTGATCCATCCCATGAGCCAACCTTTGCTGATCTCAACACGCCAGCTACCGTAGAGATCAAAGACTTGATTGCCAAACTTCAACAATCTCACGACTTGCAGTACAAACTGATCAATATGGAAACTTGGGCATTGGCGGCAACGATGGATAATTTTTTGCCCGGTTTTTGGAGTCGCTTCTTAGCCAATCGTCGCAAGGCACTTCAGCAGTTTTTGCAACGGAAGCGAACGGATAACTCCAAAAAAATAGAGGTGCCTGAATCATCTTCCTCTGGTGAACCCAAATGACAGACAGGAAGAGCGTACAGGCTAGATGGAGTCAGGTTTTGAGGTAATGGCAAAAAAATCAGACATTAACTTCAATCCCTAATTAATTTATGACCTCCCTACTCCTGGTTTATAGAAACGCAGAAAGTTGGCGTCGAATCTATAAAAAAAGCGATCGCGTGTAGATACAGCGTTTCATCTCATCTTGTCAATCCCTTATTAGTCAGAATCACTTCATCAATAAGACCGCCCTATTGGATTAAATAAACGCCAATTACCACCCTAGAAAGAGGAGTTCATGAGCTTTTCTTTCTTAACATTAATTTGGAATTATCAATCGTTAAAAACTTTAGGAGTTTTTTATGAATAAGCAAGAAAAAATCAAAATCAATACTCCTGACGAGCGGACGGCTCAAGTTACTCAAGATATAGGACTTTCTCCCGATAAGCCAGAAAGACCTGACAGCAATGATGCGGTCAATCCTGGCGATAAAATAGACCCATCCGCTCAAACGATTGAAGAAAAAGCAGAGCAAGTCGCCGTTGATGCCCCTGACATCACTGGCGACCATATTAAGGTTCCGACCTACTTTGTGGTTGATGAACCTGAAGGGGAGCAAAAGGCGCTACACCACGTTAAGGATGCGGAAGAGATTTCTGATGTGATTCGCCAAGCCCGCACCGACGAAGAAGGGAATCGTAATTGGCGATAACTAGCTCAATTAACCCACCTGAGGCTCAACTTGCGGCAGCCCCATGCTGTAGTTGACGACACGACTTTCCAAGTTATAGCTGATTTCACCGCTCTGTAAAAGCGATCGCATCAAATGCTCCAAATCCGAACCAATGCGACGTAGGTTGTATTCGGTTAAATCTGCCCCATCGTAAGATTCCACCAATTCATCAAATTTGCGATACACCTTTTGCAGAGCGTCTTCATTCCAATTTAATTCGTTGTCGGGGTCAACATCTAAGGTTAAAACGTTTGGACTTTCGACCAGTTCATTACCATCAACTTCCGCCGTATAGATGCGAATGTGACGTGTTGTGGACTTCAGTAGCATAGAGACTCTCCTACAGGCACTGATATTATTTTTAACTAATTGTAAACATACATAAACACATCCGCGTTCTGTAAGTCAAAACAGGCTGGTGTGGTTAGCGAGGTTTATTGGCTCCTGCCCTGCGCTCCTGTGTGTTCATCAATTCTTCGACACTGAATCACGGGTTACCCTGGTTTGAGCAAAAAAATTCACCGATTGGCGTACAACGTCACAAAAAAATAGACGGCTAAAATTGTGCTGTTGGGCTTTGAACACCCGCAAAACTCAACCTCATGGGCACAAGTGGTTAGGATGACGCACAGCCAAAATCTTCTCCAGTAATGATAAGTTAAAAATTTCCAGAGTATAGACCTAAGGTACAATACGCCGATTGAGGCTGATACTCTATATATGAAAGTCAGGCAGAGCAACCAATCCATGGTTCTAAAAAACATGCGCGATCCAATGGATGACATCGCTCAACAAGCTCGCCAGGGTAGTGTTGCGGCGATCATTCAAACGCTGAATGAACAGCTAATAGATGTGGGCATCAGAACCCGCGCCGTTTTGGCCGACGGCATCCTGCAACTTTTGTGTGAGGCGGCAATACCTGAGCAACTCGAACAGTCTGTAACGGTAGCAAAAATAAAGCAGATTCTGGAAGAGATTGCACCGCGTAACATTCGTCGTGTCAAAATCAACAGCCGAATCGTGCGAGAGCAACAATTGCTGTGGTTGGAAGAAATTAACCGTGACCCAGACAATCAGTTACTTTGGTCTGAAGAAATTATTCTGACCAAGCCAACTTTATTCAAGCAACTGGTGGAGAATCGCCAAAATCACCAAACAGCTTCTAGAAAGAAGCTCAGTTTACCCAAAACTTCCTCGCCTTATCTCAGAGAAAAAAATCCTTACTGGCGGGGCATTTTAAGTGGTGTGGGCTTGAGCTTACTTCTTTTGTTCCTGGGCTGGCTCCTTCATGAGTGGTTAGCTCCAAAACTGCATCCTCAAACAACGTCTCAAGCCGTCAACAGCAAAACTAACTCCTCACAAACGTCAGGGATTGCCCAACGACAGCTCTCATCACCCACCTCCGATCCATTTGCACAGGCTGTGCGGCTCGCTGAGCAAGCCTCTACGGCGGGTAAAACGATTCAAACATCAGCTCAGTGGTTAGATGTGGCAGCTAAGTGGGAGCGAGCCTCCGATTTAATGAAGGCCGTCAAGCCTGATGACCACCGCTATAAGACCGCTCAAGACCGCATGAAGCTTTATCGAAAAAATAGCGAGGCTGCTCAAAAGCAAGCTACTCAGAGGCGCTCTTAAAGGCTGCTCTCCAAAGAAGTCTGAGGTTTTGGTAAAAAACCGATCAAACTGGGAACACTAAATCTTAGCAAGATCGCTTTTTTAAGAGTGGGTCTGGTCAAGGTCTGTAATGTCAGAACTTTAGAAATAAGATTTGTGCAACAAGCCTCATGGATACAGAACCCGTCATGTCCTCGCTGAAACAAGAGTTTCAGAGCCGCTTTGCTAGTACGCCCCACGACCCCAATAGGAACAAAAACTCAGTCCCCCTAGGAAACGATTCGCTCTCCTGTCTGTCCACTCCCGTTGAGCCAGTTTTCACCCCAGAGCAAAAGGGTTCACTGATGCAGTACACGGCCCAGTCCGCTCAAATCGGGCAACACATTACCCAGATTATTCTCACCACTCCAGAGCCACAAACCTTACTCACCAAAGTGGCTAAAGTTTTAGGAGAAATTTTTCAGGTCGATACGTGCTTGGTTATGGCCTTAGCCCAGCCGGGTGAGCCGTTGATCGCTAATCCGATTACAACACCTCAAATGGCTTTATGGTGTGCCAATGACTTTCCCGGTTTACCAATTGATGATTATTCCTCACTCTGGGAACACCCAGTACTCCAAGTGGACTGGGGAAGTCATCAACCTCTAGCGATTTCCGACCTACAAACATCGGAGGCTTGGTCTAACGCTGACGGTTGCCCGGAAGGACTGAGTGTTAGGGCGGTTTTGAAAATCCCCACTTGGTTTCAGTCTGCGATAAACGGGATGATCGTTTTAGGGCGATCGCAGCCTCACGAATGGACGACACCAGAACAAGACCTATTAACCCTAGTGGCGGAATCCGTCGCACTCGCCCTGTCTCATGTCCAGCTCACCCGGCAAGTTCTGGGCTTCGCCCACTCGCGAACCTTGCTCACTCAGTTGAGTCTGGCTATGCACAGCACGGATAATCTCCAGGAAATTCTCCAGATGGCGATCGCTTCTACGGCTCAATCCCTTCAGGTCGGTCGCGGTCTACTCCTGTTGTTAACCTACACCCATCCTCTGGGTAACAGCCGACCTTCGGTTCACCTGCCGCAAATCAAGGTAACAGTAGCGGGGGAGTGGTTAGAGGACACGGCAGGGCCATCGCCAATCTCCAACGAAAGTCCTTCTTCCCTGTTAAACCAATCCTTTTGGCTTTCCGAGTCTTGCTTATGCCAACAAGCGTTTAGAGATGCCCCAGCACCCATGATTATTTCAGACTGTCAAGAGTCTGGTGCGATTGATCGGCGAGGAGAGAGCCTCTCCATTTTTGAGCGAGAAATGATGCCAGCGTTACTAATTGTGCCTCTGATTGGCTCACCCAGTAACGCACCTGCCGCCTCAACAGTGTTGGGATTTTTAGTGTTGCAACATTGTCAACCTCGCCCCTGGCACACAGATGAATTAGAGTTAGTCGAGGGAGTCGCGGCTCAGGTCAGTGCCGCCATCATTCAGAATCAAACACTGCGGCAAGTACAATCTCTTGTTGAAGATCGTACCGCGCAGTTACAGCACAGTTTAGAAATTCAGGCTCAGTTATATGAAAAAACGCGGCAGCAGATTGACCAGCTACAGCAATTAAATCAGCTCAAGGAAGAATTCATGAGTAGTATGAGTCATGAGCTGCGGACGCCTCTAACCACGATGAGTCTGGCGATTCGGATGTTACGTCAACCCACACTCCCGCCAGAACGACGTCAGAAGTACCTAGAAATCCTGGAGCAGGAGTGCAATAAAGAAATTGAATTAATTAATGACTTACTGAGTTTGCAGCAGCTAGAAGCCGATCAAGCCTCGATTCAACTGCAAAAAATTGACCTAATCCGGCTACTCGACCCATTAGCTCAATCTTTTGAGCAGAAATGGGCTGATAAAAGGTTAACCTTAAAAGTAATAAGTCCTGCACATCCGCTGATTCTTAGCACCGACCCTGATAGCCTGAACCGTATCCTGTTGGAACTCTTGACCAATGCGGGCAAGTATTCTGACTCAGACACAACGGTTCATCTCCAGGTGACTCGCCAAACTCAACCATCGGTGAATCAAGTGGTTCTGACCTTGAGCAATACAGGTTCAGGCATCTCACCCGCAGACTTAGACCATATTTTTGATAAATTTCGTCGCGGTCGAGGTGTAACTCAAAATGCGGTTCAAGGTACGGGACTGGGGCTAGCTTTGGTCAAGTGCTTAGTGCAGCATCTCAACGGTACGATTGAGGTTTCTAGCTGCCCTTTGGAAAACTCTGAGAGTTCTCTGACCTCTTTTACTTTGACCTTGCCTCAGTTACGACAGTTACCCTAAACTTTACCAAACTTTACTTGTTGATTGATTCATTGATACCTTTAAATAAGGAGCCAGTCACTGCTAACACGTTCTGAGATACCAATTCCCTTCTTACTAACAAACCACCAGTTAACAGACTATCCGTTGGCATACTGGCGGGGCACCGACTGAAAATTTCCAACAGTATGCTTACCCCCACTGTACCTAAGCCACTCCGCTGGCAACGAGCAAGATATTCGCCGCTGGCACGCCAAATCGATATTTTTGCATCTGCCTTGAACTTGATGTTCTACTTATGGTGGGACAAGGTGGTTGCCAGAAACTCCCCTCATCACCGCAATCGTCGTGCACAGTGGTTAGTCGGAACTTTGTTAGATTTAGGCCCAACATTTATCAAAATTGGACAAGCCTTATCCACCCGTGCTGATTTGCTACCTAGAGAGTACGTGCAGGCGTTGGGGCAATTACAGGATCGAGTGCCACCCTTTGGTAGTGCCGAAGCGATCGCATTGATTGAATCTGAACTGGGCAACTCGATTCATACGCTGTATCGAGACTTTGATCCTTACCCTCTCGCTTCTGCCAGTTTAGGACAAGTTCATAAGGCCAGACTGCACACAGGTGAAGACGTTGTTGTTAAAGTCCAACGTCCCGGTTTAGAAAGACTCTTCAACCTAGATTTTGAAGTTTTACATCGACTAGTGCGTTTTTTGGAGCGGTTGGCTCCCTCATTCCGAAAGTATGATTTAGAGGCTATTTATCACGAATTTTTTGAGCTTCTTTATAAAGAAATTGACTATATTCACGAAGGTAAAAATGCTGATGGTTTTCGGGTAAATTTTACGGATTATCCTCGCATTATTGTACCCAAAATTTACTGGCGATACACCACAAAGAAAGTTTTAACATTGGAATACCTTCCAGGTATCAAAATTGATGACCGCCAGACGATGGAAGCTTGCGGTATTAATACGAAAGAAATCATCCAGTTAGGTATTTGTTGTTATCTCAAGCAATTGTTACAGGATGGTTTTTTTCAGTCTGACCCCCATCCGGGGAATATGGCAGTCAGTCAGGACGGTCACTTGATTTTCTATGATTTTGGTACCATGACTGAGGTGAAGCCCATTGCTAAAGACCAGATGATCAAAACCTTTTTTGCTGTCTTGAGAAAGGACACGGATGAGGTGATTGATACCTTAACGTACATGGGTTTAATTGAACCTGTGCCAGACATGACGCCTGTCAGGCGGTTAATTGCTTTTACGTTAGAGAAGTTTCGGGAGAAACCGGTAGAACTTCAGGCGTTCGATCAAATGCGTAGCGAAATTTACGCCATGTTCGAGCAGCAACCCTTCCGCTTACCGGCACAGATGACGTTTATTTTAAAGTCCATAACGACGCTGGATGGTATAGCGCGGACTCTCGATCCGGAATATAACCTCTTATCAGCTAGTAAACCTTTTATTAAAAGTCTCACCGTCTCGAAACAAGGGCGGGGGAATGTGGTGGGAGAACTCGCAAGGCAAGCGAAAGACTTTATTCAATATAAATTGCGCCAACCTAATGCCACCGAAATTCTATTGAGGCGATTAGAAGAACGGCTGGAACAGGGTGAAATCCAATTCAATGTTCGGGCGATTGAAAGTGAACGCGCCCTGAAACGGATCAATCTTGCCATCAAGTGCTTGATGTATGCCTGTTTGGCTGGCTTTACCTTATTATCGGGTACGGTGCTATTAGGGACTTATTCTAACTGGGCGATCGCCGCTTTTGCCTTTTCCGGATTCTGGTTCTTAATTCTACTACGCTCTTTAATCAAATTAGCGGTTCGGGAAAGACTGGACAATCTTTCTGAACGGTAGGCGGTAGCCTAACATCTGTTCGTGTCTCAATGGACAATCTTCTCCTCAATGATACAGATACTGATATTGTGATTGGGGATTAAAATTCTCTCTTTCCCCTCTACTTTGAGCAGGGGGGTACCTTGGATGGGGAAGTGGGAATGTAGGGTATATGTTCAAGTTCTATGAATAGTGAACTACTTCAACAAGTTCGAGTTTTAGACCCGGTTTCTGGAACTGACCAACGGGCTGATGTTCTGATTGTAGACGGCTGGATTAAGGCGGTGGAAACGTCTATTTCTGAGATTCCTGGCGATACCGTGGTGCGAAATTGTCAGGGATTGGTTTTAGGGCCAGGACTGGTAGACCTTTATAGCCATTCTGGGGAACCGGGCTTTGAGGAACGGGAAACCTGGTTATCACTGATGGAATCGGCAGCCGCAGGCGGATTCACACGCTTGGCAATTTTACCGGATACCGTCCCTGCATTGGATAACCCCTCTGGGTTAGCTGCATTGAATCAGAAGATACAAGCACTCCAAAAAGCAAGAACAAAAGGAAGTTCTCCCCCTGCCTCTCTTCCTCATCTTTATTGCTGGGGTGCTCTCACTCTGGGTGTCGAAGGGCAGCAAATGACGGAACTGGCTGAATTAGCCGCCGCTGGGGTGGTGGGTTTTGCCGATGGGCGTCCGATCGCGAATCTGGGATTACTGCGACGGGCGTTAGAATACCTGCAACCTTTAGGTAAACCCGTAGCACTTGTCCCTTGTGACCTCAAGTTGGCGGGGAATGGGGTGATGCGAGAGGGGGTGCAATCCTTACGCTTTGGCTTGCCGGGAAATCCTGCGATCTCAGAATCCACTGCCCTCGCTGCCATCTTGGAAGTGGTTGCCGCCATTGGCACTCCTGTACACCTGATGCGTATTTCTACCTGTCGTAGTGTGGAACTCATTGAGGATGCCAAAACACGAGGATTACCTGTAACGGCGAGTACCACTTGGATGCATCTACTGCTCAATACCGAAGCTTTGGGCTGTTATGACCCTAACTTACACTTAGAACCTCCTTTGGGCAATCCCGTTGACCAAGCCGCACTGTTGCGAGGTGTGCGGGAGGGAATTATCGATGCGATCGCCATTGACCACACGCCCTATACTTATGAAGAAAAAACCGTTGCTTTTGCCGAAGCGCCACCGGGTGCGATCGGTTTAGAACTCGCTTTACCCTTACTTTGGCATACCTTGGTCGAGATAGGCGATTGGTCAGCGTTAGAACTATGGCAGCGTATTAGCATAAAACCAGCTATTTGTCTACAACAAACTCCAAATGCGATCGCGCCAGAGCAACCGGCTGAACTGGTTCTGTTCAATCCCCAACAGAAATGGAAAATCGAGAAATATATCCTCAGATCTCACTCTAGCAACACCCCCTGGTTAGAACAACAGCTAACGGGTCGTGTTGTGCAAACCTGGTGCCCCATTCAGGGATTGGAGAGTGGAGATTAAAAATTAGGTGGACAGCAAAAAGGATAGGCAGTCTCTACAGGTAAGGTGGGCATTGCCCACCTTAAATCCCAGAATCATTGCTGACTTGACTTAGCTGGATAAATCGGCCCCTCACCCAATTCACCCACACGATTGAGAGGCCAAAATCGGACTATGGCTTTGCCAATAATGTTGTCACGAGGGACAGCTCCCCAATAGTGACTATCACAGCTATTATTGCGATTATCACCTAGTACAAGGTAAGAGCTTTTAGGCACCCTAAAAGGACCAAATTCATAGCCAGGAGGAGCTTCGATATACTTCTCCTGTATCAGTTTTCCGTTAATATAAACCTGTTTTTCTCTAACTTCCACTTTTTCTCCAGGTAAGCCAACAATGCGTTTGATAAATGCATCACGAGGAGCTTCTGGATTCTTGGTCAGAGGATTAGTACAATGACCCGCCTCTTTAGGAGCCATAAACACTACAATATCTCCTCGTTGAGGTTCTTGGAAGCGATACCTGACTTTATCAATAATCAAGCGGTCATTAATCTGGAGCGTTGGTAGCATCGAACCCGAAGGAATATAGCGGGCTTCTGCCACGAAGCTGCGAATCCCGAAGGCAAGAATACCACTTAAGGCGATTGTTTTTACGGCTTCAACCCAAGCATTCTCACCTTTTTGTACAGGTTGTTTATCAGGCTCTTGGTTTTGTGTAGGAGTCATTGCTGTTTAATAACGATAATTCAATCTCACGGCTTACTTAGGAGTTGCAGGAACAGGACCTTCACCCAGCTCGCCCACCCGATTCGGAGGCCAGAATCGGATCACCGCCCGACCAATAATTTTGCTGCGGGGGACATAACCCCAATAGTGAGAATCGTAACTATCGTTGCGGTTATCTCCCAGAACGAGGTATTGGTTAGAGGGTACCGTTCCACCTTTAATCTTGAGCCGACTGTTAAATTCCTTAGTACTAAAATTGTAATTCGGCTTTTCTTCAATATACTTTTCCCGTAGGGGTTGATGATTGACATAAACTCGTCCCTCTTTCACCTCAACCTTATCCCCAGGGAGACCAATCACCCGCTTGATAAAAGGGTATTGGTAATTTTGCTGCTTGAGAACTTCAGGGGGAGAAAATACAACAATGTCTCCCCGTGCTGGGTCTCGAAAGTCGTAACTGATCTTATCAATGATCAGGCGGTCATTAATCTGTAGCGTTGGCAGCATCGATTCTGAAGGAATGTAGCGGGCTTCCGCCACAAAGCTGCGAATCCCAAAAGCGAGAATACCACTCAAGGCAATCGTCTTGATGGCTTCTACCCAAGGATTTTCAGCGTCTTGTAGAGACTGTTTCTTAGGCTCTTGATCCTGCAAACGAGTCATAACTGTTCAATCACCATGGAGTTACGAGTTTCAGTGACGGGGAAAAGCCGATGAGTCGCTAAGACCATCCCATCTAAATAAATGGGTTCTTACATATAACTGTACAAATTTAAATGCGACTATAGAATCACCGTCGAATTTTAGCATCCTCTTATGTCTTCTGACTTCTGTCTGCTCATCCGCAACGCTCGTATACTTTTGCCAACGGGTGAGTTTTTAATGGGAGATATCCAGACTCGTGGTCGAGAAATCGTTCAGGTTGCACCAGAAATCACGACTTCTGCCACCGAGGCGGATAAAGTGATAGACGCAAACGGGCTGACTTTGTTGCCAGGGGTCATCGATCCTCAAGTACATTTTAGAGAGCCAGGGTTAGAACATAAGGAAGATTTATTTACAGCAAGCTGTGCTTGTGCTAAAGGTGGAGTCACGTTGTTTATGACAAGGGCAAGTTGAACACCGATGTGAGAGGAACAGCGTTGAGTTTCGATGTTAGTCATTAATTTCTGAGTAAGCGGTGCGTTAACGAGGTGTAACGCACCATCTGATGTTAATGAACAACGGTTAGGCATGATGAGGTGTGATAGACCCTTTTAGGTCGCATAGATGGCAACCCATTGCATATCATCTTGCGGGTGTAGAATATGAACGCCACGAATTGACCAACAACATCCTAATTTTTGCCGCTACCCATCAAGTACAGTAATGCCATCCGCACCGCAACACCACTCGTTACTTGCTGAGAAATCAGACTAAACTCTGGATCGTCCATCAAGTCAGAGCTAACTTCTACCCCTCGGTTGACCGGGCCTGGGTGGAGAATTTTAACATCGGGTTTGCACAGTTTTAAGCGATCGCGTGTAATTCCAAAATGTTGATGGTATTCTCGTAAACTTGGCAACAAATGTGAGGTCATGCGCTCTTTTTGTAGCCGTAAAGTCATCACAAAATCGGCATCTTTCAATGCGGGTTCGAGTTCCCAGTGGAGAAAAATATTCCGATTGGGTAGGGAAGAATCTCCAATTTGAGCCAACAACTTAGGGAGTAGTGTTGGTGGGCCTGCCAGATGCACTTCGGCCTTGCTAGATGTCAAACTCCAGATATTAGAACGGGCAACCCGTGAGTGCAAAATGTCCCCCACAATCGCAATCTTTTTCCCCGCTAAAAGCCCTAATCGAGGATATTCAAAATCAATTAGAGATGTAATCGTAAACAGGTCAAGCAAACCTTGGGAGGGATGTTCGTGCTGTCCATCGCCCGCATTGAGGATGCTGACTCGGACACCAAGTTGATTCATTTCAGCCGCGATCGCATGGGGTACCCCAGCTTCCCGATGGCGAATCACCATCATATCCGCTCCCATTGCCAGATAGGTCTTCGCCGTATCCAGAATGGTTTCCCCTTTGGTTAGGGAAGAGGTACCCGCAGCAAAATTGAGCGTATCGGCAGACAGACGCCTTGCCGCCAACTCAAAACTACTGCGAGTTCTCGTCGAGGGTTCAAAGAACAGATTGGCAACCACTTGCCCCTGCAACGCGGGTACCTTTTTCGTTCGCGTTGAGAGTACCTCCCGAAAGCTAGCAGCCGTTTGCAAGACTGTATCGAATTCTGCGGGTGTGAAATCAGCCAACCCAAGAACGTGGCGGCGTGTCCAAACGGTAGTAGCCATAGAGATGGGTTAAAACTAACTATTAGCCAACATACCGCGATCGAGGGAGTTTCAGCGCGGTTCATCTTTAGGATTTAACCAAACCGTTATGGCGTAAGCTAATCAGCATTTAAATCGCATCATCTCTTTTGCCCAGCACCTCTGCACCTGTGCACCCCCGCTCCCGATTAGGGGTTCAAATGCATAACCTTTAAGGAAAACGAAATCAGCGAGAGGAAAATTATAAACCCAACAGCATCTAGCATGGTGGTGAGTAGGGGGCCGCTAATCAGTGCGGGATCGAGTTTGAGTCGTTTCATCGCCATGGGTAACAATGTTCCTAGGGTCACAGCCACAAAGACATTCATCGCCATAACTGTCCCTGCTACTAAGGCCACCCAACGTTCTTGGGGTGCGGCCCAAATTAAGGAGAGGGCAATCATGGTGAGACCTAAGCATAGGGCAGTACCCAAACCGGCCAGAATTTCTTTGCGTAGAATCTTCAGGGTATCTTTGGGGGTGACCTCGCCCACACCGAGTCCTCGGATGGTTACCGTTAACGCTTGAATGCCCACGGTGCCCCCTGTGTTGGAAAAAATAGGCATGATTACGGCTAACACAGGTACCAGGGAAATCACTTTTTGAAAGGGTGCGATCGCACTCGCCGCTCCGATGTACAATCCCATCACACCCACAAGCCAGGGTAGGCGCTTGCGAATGGTGATCCAGGGAGGAGACAATGCCGCTTCATCTCCACCACTTACCCCTGCCAATTTCTGAATATCTTCTGTCGCTTCTTCCTCCAAAATGTCCACGACATCATCAATTGTGACAATCCCCACCAAACGGTCTTCGCGGTCAACCACAGGCAAAGCCAGCAAGTCATAGCGCTTCATAAGTTGGGCGACTTCTTCCTGAGGCATGTCGGTGCGGGTTTTAATCAGGCGATCGCTGGCAATATCGTGGATCAGGGCATTAGGCAGCGAAAATAACAGTTGCCGTAGGGATACAACCTGAACGAGTTTGTGGTTGTCATCGGTGACGTAGGCGTAGTAAATTGTTTCCTTATCTTGGTCAGTCAGGCGGATCTTATTGAGGGCTTCTTCAACCGTTAAGCCTCCCCGTAACTGCACGAATTCCGTCGTCATCACACGTCCGGCAGTGCCTTCGGCATAGCCTAAAATCATCGCCGTCGCTTGACGTTCAGCGGCACTGAGTCGTTGCAAAAGCCGCTTGACTACCCCAGCCGGTAATTCATCAAATAATTCTGCCCGGTCATCGGGACTCATTGCCTCGACAATCTGAAAAACCTGGGTATCGTGTAGGGCACCAATCAGTTCTTCTTGAATCTCCGGTGGTAAATATTCAAACACACCGATCGCTTGATCTTTCTGGAGAATGCGAAAAGCGATCGCTCTGCGTTCCGGAGATAAATCGGAAATAAATTCGCCTACATCTACCTCTGGCAAGCGATTCAGGGCAGTTTTGAGCTGGTTTAAATCGGCAACATCAAAGAGTGTATTGCGAACATCTTGAGTAAGCATAAAACCTCCTAATTCTCCCTCATGCAGGAGAGAAGGCTCATCCAGCACTCAGGCAGTTACTACTGTTCAAAAATGGACTTCGATCCATAGAATCGATAACAATTAAGGCTGGCAATTGCCATCATTACCAGTAGGCAGCTCGTCCAGATAACGTTCGCAATGGCAGGATTGGGTAGTCAATCATTGGGTACATTTGTCGTTACTTTAGGCTAGTGATTGATGTTTTTTTTGAGTCAAGCGAT of the Allocoleopsis franciscana PCC 7113 genome contains:
- a CDS encoding sensor histidine kinase — encoded protein: MDTEPVMSSLKQEFQSRFASTPHDPNRNKNSVPLGNDSLSCLSTPVEPVFTPEQKGSLMQYTAQSAQIGQHITQIILTTPEPQTLLTKVAKVLGEIFQVDTCLVMALAQPGEPLIANPITTPQMALWCANDFPGLPIDDYSSLWEHPVLQVDWGSHQPLAISDLQTSEAWSNADGCPEGLSVRAVLKIPTWFQSAINGMIVLGRSQPHEWTTPEQDLLTLVAESVALALSHVQLTRQVLGFAHSRTLLTQLSLAMHSTDNLQEILQMAIASTAQSLQVGRGLLLLLTYTHPLGNSRPSVHLPQIKVTVAGEWLEDTAGPSPISNESPSSLLNQSFWLSESCLCQQAFRDAPAPMIISDCQESGAIDRRGESLSIFEREMMPALLIVPLIGSPSNAPAASTVLGFLVLQHCQPRPWHTDELELVEGVAAQVSAAIIQNQTLRQVQSLVEDRTAQLQHSLEIQAQLYEKTRQQIDQLQQLNQLKEEFMSSMSHELRTPLTTMSLAIRMLRQPTLPPERRQKYLEILEQECNKEIELINDLLSLQQLEADQASIQLQKIDLIRLLDPLAQSFEQKWADKRLTLKVISPAHPLILSTDPDSLNRILLELLTNAGKYSDSDTTVHLQVTRQTQPSVNQVVLTLSNTGSGISPADLDHIFDKFRRGRGVTQNAVQGTGLGLALVKCLVQHLNGTIEVSSCPLENSESSLTSFTLTLPQLRQLP
- a CDS encoding dihydroorotase — translated: MNSELLQQVRVLDPVSGTDQRADVLIVDGWIKAVETSISEIPGDTVVRNCQGLVLGPGLVDLYSHSGEPGFEERETWLSLMESAAAGGFTRLAILPDTVPALDNPSGLAALNQKIQALQKARTKGSSPPASLPHLYCWGALTLGVEGQQMTELAELAAAGVVGFADGRPIANLGLLRRALEYLQPLGKPVALVPCDLKLAGNGVMREGVQSLRFGLPGNPAISESTALAAILEVVAAIGTPVHLMRISTCRSVELIEDAKTRGLPVTASTTWMHLLLNTEALGCYDPNLHLEPPLGNPVDQAALLRGVREGIIDAIAIDHTPYTYEEKTVAFAEAPPGAIGLELALPLLWHTLVEIGDWSALELWQRISIKPAICLQQTPNAIAPEQPAELVLFNPQQKWKIEKYILRSHSSNTPWLEQQLTGRVVQTWCPIQGLESGD
- the ndhM gene encoding NAD(P)H-quinone oxidoreductase subunit M — translated: MLLKSTTRHIRIYTAEVDGNELVESPNVLTLDVDPDNELNWNEDALQKVYRKFDELVESYDGADLTEYNLRRIGSDLEHLMRSLLQSGEISYNLESRVVNYSMGLPQVEPQVG
- a CDS encoding DUF6737 family protein, whose amino-acid sequence is MSKQKQKPSDPWSYKPWWCQPWSILLTGTMIIASSWALVKTVWVTILVALPILLWWTFFLLIWPHLMRDSGSLDNY
- a CDS encoding ABC1 kinase family protein; amino-acid sequence: MLTPTVPKPLRWQRARYSPLARQIDIFASALNLMFYLWWDKVVARNSPHHRNRRAQWLVGTLLDLGPTFIKIGQALSTRADLLPREYVQALGQLQDRVPPFGSAEAIALIESELGNSIHTLYRDFDPYPLASASLGQVHKARLHTGEDVVVKVQRPGLERLFNLDFEVLHRLVRFLERLAPSFRKYDLEAIYHEFFELLYKEIDYIHEGKNADGFRVNFTDYPRIIVPKIYWRYTTKKVLTLEYLPGIKIDDRQTMEACGINTKEIIQLGICCYLKQLLQDGFFQSDPHPGNMAVSQDGHLIFYDFGTMTEVKPIAKDQMIKTFFAVLRKDTDEVIDTLTYMGLIEPVPDMTPVRRLIAFTLEKFREKPVELQAFDQMRSEIYAMFEQQPFRLPAQMTFILKSITTLDGIARTLDPEYNLLSASKPFIKSLTVSKQGRGNVVGELARQAKDFIQYKLRQPNATEILLRRLEERLEQGEIQFNVRAIESERALKRINLAIKCLMYACLAGFTLLSGTVLLGTYSNWAIAAFAFSGFWFLILLRSLIKLAVRERLDNLSER